A single Pan troglodytes isolate AG18354 chromosome 19, NHGRI_mPanTro3-v2.0_pri, whole genome shotgun sequence DNA region contains:
- the LOC134808991 gene encoding spidroin-2, translating to MRSGYGVGERVTKGKRVNGFDLFSWLRVSPLGRGKGLQKPQLPLWQRAAPGSAPGRANVGGGERLPSPPLSPLPSRRSRVCGCVSACVSLAHSRTRSGTSAGGEPAALRSLAPAAAFPPRPGAAAAAAAAAAASAVAAGHGPARTGPRRRRRRRPEPRFGSCLSRAARGAAVTAGGGWGCPGGAPSPQGERGAGAQPESPSSPRRAGPCAPRAAAAATAARASMAPSPRSR from the exons ATGCGTAGTGGGTACGGGGTTGGGGAAAGAGTGACCAAGGGGAAGAGAGT CAATGGGTTTGACCTCTTCTCCTGGCTGCGAGTATCACCACTAGGGAGAGGCAAAGGCTTGCAGAAACCCCAACTCCCGCTCTGGCAGCGCGCTGCCCCGGGCTCCG CGCCCGGGCGTGCAAACGTGGGTGGCGGAGAGCggctgccctcccctcccctgtcccccCTCCCCTCGCGGCGCTCCCGTGTGTGCgggtgtgtgagtgcgtgtgtctCCCTCGCTCACTCTCGCACACGTTCCGGCACTAGTGCAGGCGGCGAGCCGGCGGCTCTCCGCTCGCTCGCTCCGGCAGCTGCGTTCCCGCCTCGCcccggcgccgccgccgccgccgccgccgccgccgccgcctctgcagtcgcagccgggcatg GACCCGCCCGGACGGGAccacgccgccgccgccgccgccgcccggagCCGCGCTTCGGGTCCTGCCTGAGCCGAGCCGCGCGCGGGGCCGCAGTCACCGCCGGCGGGGGATGGGGCTGCCCAGGAGGCGCGCCGAGCCCGCAGGGGGAGCGCGGAGCCGGCGCGCAGCCTGAGAGCCCGAGCAGCCCGCGCCGGGCCGGTCCGTGCGCAccgcgcgccgccgccgccgccactgcCGCCCGCGCCTCGATGGCGCCATCGCCCCGGAGCCGCTGA